Below is a window of Undibacterium sp. YM2 DNA.
CAAATTCTTCGCGGAAATTCTTGATCATTGCGCGTACCGGCATCGCAGCTGCATCACCGAGGGCACAGATAGTCTTGCCTTGAATATTGTCAGCAATGGAGTTCAGCATATCCAGATCATCCGGACGGCCATGACCATGCTCTATCCTGTGCACCATGCGATACAACCAGCCGGTACCTTCGCGGCAAGGTGTGCACTGACCACAGGATTCTTCAAAATAGAAATAAGACAGGCGCAACAGTGACTTGACCATGCAGCGTGTTTCATCCATGACGATGACAGCACCAGAACCCAGCATGGAACCGGCCTTGGCGATGGAGTCATAATCCATGTCAGTCGCCATCATCACATCACCAGTCAATACCGGCATGGATGAACCACCAGGTATCACTGCCTTGATTTTTTTACCGTCACGCATGCCGCCAGCCAACTCCAGCAAAGTGGCAAACGGCGTACCCAAAGGTACTTCGTAATTACCAGGTTTTGCTACGTCGCCAGACATGGAGAAAATCTTGGTGCCGCCATTGTTAGGCTTGCCTAGTGCAGCGTATTTCTCACCGCCCATGGCCAGCACAAAAGGTACGGCTGCAAAAGTTTCTGTGTTATTGATCGTGGTTGGCTTGCCATACAAACCAAAACTGGCCGGGAAAGGCGGCTTGAAGCGTGGCTGCCCTTTCTTGCCTTCCAGCGATTCCAGCAAGGCTGTTTCTTCGCCGCAGATGTAGGCGCCATAGCCGTGGAAAGCATGCAACTGGAAATTAAAATCGGAACCGGCGATTTTGTCACCCAACATGCCCGCAGCGCGCGCCTCTTCGATCGCTTCCTCGAAACGGTCGTAGTCAGCAAAAATTTCACCATGGATATAGTTGTAACCTACCGTGATGCCCATGGCGTAAGCGCCTATGGCCATGCCTTCAATCAGCGCATGCGGGTTATAACGGATGATGTCGCGATCCTTGAATGTACCAGGTTCACCCTCATCTGTATTACAGACCAG
It encodes the following:
- the nuoF gene encoding NADH-quinone oxidoreductase subunit NuoF; the protein is MTSLHNRHIKPLILAGLDGKNWHLQDYVARGGYESLKRILNEKIPPEQVIAELKASSLRGRGGAGFPTGLKWSFMPRQFPGQKYLVCNTDEGEPGTFKDRDIIRYNPHALIEGMAIGAYAMGITVGYNYIHGEIFADYDRFEEAIEEARAAGMLGDKIAGSDFNFQLHAFHGYGAYICGEETALLESLEGKKGQPRFKPPFPASFGLYGKPTTINNTETFAAVPFVLAMGGEKYAALGKPNNGGTKIFSMSGDVAKPGNYEVPLGTPFATLLELAGGMRDGKKIKAVIPGGSSMPVLTGDVMMATDMDYDSIAKAGSMLGSGAVIVMDETRCMVKSLLRLSYFYFEESCGQCTPCREGTGWLYRMVHRIEHGHGRPDDLDMLNSIADNIQGKTICALGDAAAMPVRAMIKNFREEFEYHIEHKHCLVPTYM